In the genome of Streptomyces fagopyri, the window GCGGACGCCACGACGGCACGGCGGCGGCGGTACACGGTTGTGCCGGACACTTCAGACCTCCGGTGGGGGAGAGGCGATGGTGACGATGACAGTGCGAACAGAGCATGTACACGCCATCACTCGCCTGTCTCACGGCACCCGGCCCGGGGGGTGAAGACCTGGTGAACTGCCCGCTTCAGTGCCACCCGCACCCGCGGTACCCCTTCAGTGACCCTGGAGCGCCTCTTCAGCGCCTCTTCAGGCCCTCCTCCGTGCTCCCTCGGGTCCCGCCGCCCCCTCGGCGCGCTCGCCGGTCCCCTTTCCACGGCCGCCGGCCACGGAGTCGTGACCGCACCCGCGCTGCCGTGGCGGGCGTCGGCATCGGTCCTCGGCGGTGTGGCCGGCATGGGCTCTCCTCCACACGCTCCCCATCCGCGCCGACACGGTCCCGCCCGGGAGGAGTCCTCGCACGCCCCGGCGCTTCCGCACGCCTCTCCGGTTAGGCTCGGCCTCGTACGACCTTGATCGGGACCGGCTGTGCGACGCTGACCGGACCGGTGGTGCGACTTCGATCCGAGGGAGGCCGAGGATGACGGCGCCGGGACGCAGAAGCAGTACTTTCACACGGCTGCTGCGGCACGGCTTCACCGATCCATCGGCGGCCGAGAGGCTCCTGGAGAGCGAGCAGCTCGCCCCCATAAAAGCCGATCCGGTACTCCTCGAAGCGCTCGGGACGACCGCCGACCCGGATCTCGCGCTGCTCGGACTGGTCCGGCTCGTCGAGGCGCAGGGCGGCCACACGGCCGAGCGCGAACTCCTCGACACACTGGTCGCCGCCAAGCCGCTGCGGGACCGGCTCCTCGGCGTCCTCGGCGCCTCCGCCGCCCTCGCCGACCACCTCGCCCGCCATCCGGGGGACTGGCGGGAACTCGTCACCTACGAGCCGCAGGACCTGCATCCCGGAGTGACGGAGTTCGAGCGCGGCCTCGCGGAGGCGGACGACCCCGTCTCGCTGCGCGTCGCCTACCGGCGCTGTCTGCTGTCCATCGCCGCGCGCGACGTGTGCGGCACCACCGACCTCGCCCAGACCGCGGCCGAACTCGCCGACCTCGCCACCGCCACCCTGCGCGCGGCCCTCACCATCGCGTGCGACGCCGCGCCCGCGGACGCCGCGCTGTGCCGGCTCGCCGTCGTCGCGATGGGCAAGTGCGGCGGACACGAGCTCAACTACGTCTCCGACGTCGACGTGATCTTCGTGGCGGAGGCGGTCGGCGGCGCCGACGAGGGCAAGGCGATCCAGGCCGCCACCCGGCTCGCCGCCCACATGATGCGGATCTGCTCCGAGACGACCGTCGAGGGCAGCATCTGGCCCGTCGACGCCAACCTGCGGCCCGAGGGACGCAACGGGCCGCTGGTCCGCACGCTCAGCAGCCATCTCGCCTACTACCAGCGGTGGGCCAAGACCTGGGAGTTCCAGGCGCTGCTCAAGGCACGGCCGGTGGCCGGGGACCTGGACCTCGGCGCGGAGTACGTGGCCACGCTCGCGCCGCTCGTCTGGCACGCCGCCGAGCGCGAGAACTTCGTCCCCGACGTGCAGAAGATGCGGCGCCGCGTCGTCGAGAACATCCCCGTGGCCGAGGTCGACCGGGAGCTGAAGCTCGGACCCGGAGGGCTGAGGGACGTCGAATTCGCCGTACAGCTCCTGCAGTTGGTGCACGGCCGGGCCGACTCCTCGCTGCGCAGCGGCACCACGCTCGACGCCCTGAAGGCACTCGCCGCGGGCGGATACGTGGGGCGCGCCGACGCCGTCCAGCTCGACGACTCGTACCGGTTCCTGAGACTGATGGAGCACCGCATACAGCTGTTCCGGCTGCGGCGGACCCACCTGGTGCCGGAGGACAGCGCCGACCTGCGGCGCATCGGGCGGTCGTTGGGACTGCGCGTCGACCCGGTCGCCGAGCTGAAGCGTGAATGGAAACGGCACCGGGCCGTGGTGCGACGGCTGCACGAGAAGCTCTTCTACCGGCCGCTGCTCGACGCCGTCGCCCAACTCGCCACCGGCGAGGCCCGGCTGAGCGCGGACGCGGCCCGGGAGCGGCTCGTCGCGCTCGGATACGCCGACCCGGCCGCCGCGCTGCGCCACCTGGAGGCGCTGGCCTCCGGCGTCTCACGCAAAGCCGCCATTCAACGGACCCTGCTGCCCGTGCTGTTGGGATGGTTCGCGGACTCCGCCGAACCCGACGCCGGCCTGCTCAACTTCCGCAAGGTGTCGGACGCGCTCGGCAAGACCCCCTGGTACCTACGGCTGTTGAGGGACGAAGGGGCGGCCGCCGAGAACCTCGCGCGGGTGCTGTCCGCGGGGCGCCTCGCCCCCGACCTGCTCATGCGCGCCCCGGAGGCGGTCGCGCTGCTCGGTGACGGCGACGGCGGCGGGCTGGAGCCGCGCGCCCGGGCGCACCTGGAACAGGAGGTGCTCGCGGCGGTGGGACGGGCCGCGGGGGGCGAACAGGCGGTCACCGCCGCGCGCGGGGTGCGGCGGCGGGAGCTGTTCCGCACCGCCGCGGCCGACATCGTCGCCTCCTACGGCACCGAGGAGACGCCCGTCGTCGCCGACCAGGGCGCCCTCGTCGACCAGGTCGGCGGCGCGGTGTCCGACCTGACCGCGGCGACGCTCGCGGGGACCCTGCGGGCCGTGGTGCGCGACGGATGGGGGGACACCCTGCCCACCCGGTTCGCGGTGATCGCGATGGGACGGTTCGGGGGGCACGAGCTCGGCTACGGGTCCGACGCGGACGTACTGTTCGTGCACGAGCCCCGGGAGGGCGTGGACGAGCACGAGGCGTCCCGGGCCGCCAACGCCGTGGTCTCCGAGATGCGGCGGCTGCTCCAGGTGTCCAGCGCGGATCCGCCGCTGCTGATCGACGCGGATCTGCGGCCCGAGGGGAAGTCCGGGCCGCTCGTACGGTCGCTGAAGTCGTACGAGGCGTACTACCGGCGGTGGTCGCTGGTGTGGGAGTCGCAGGCGCTGCTGCGGGCCGAGTTCGTGGCCGGGGACGAGGACCTGGGGCGCCGGTTCATCGAGCTCGTCGATCCGCTGCGGTATCCGGCGGAGGGGCTGGGCGAGGACGCCGTGCGGGAGATACGGCGGCTGAAGGCGCGGATGGAGTCGGAGCGGATGCCTCGCGGGGCGGATCCGACGCTGCACAGCAAACTGGGGCGGGGCGGGCTGTCCGACGTGGAGTGGACGGTCCAGTTGTTCCAGCTGCGGCACGGGTGGGACGAACCGGGGCTGCGGACCACGCGGACGCGGGAGGCGCTGGCGGCCGCGTGTGCGGCGGAGCTGGTGTCGGGGGAGGACGCGGCGATCCTCGACGAGGCGTGGGTGCTGGCTACGCGGGTGCGCAACGCCGTGATGCTGGTGCGGGGGCGGGCCGGGGACACGTTTCCGTCCGACGGGCGGGAGCTGGCTGCCGTGGGGCGTTACTTGGGGTACGGGCCCGGTCATGTGGGCGACATGCTCGACGACTACCGGCGGACCACTCGGCGGGCGCGGGCCGTCGTGGACGAGTTGTTCTACGGGGCGTGAGACTCGGTGCCGGTGCGGGTTCCGTTGCCGGTGCGAGTTCCGGTGCCGGTCCCGTTGCCTGTGCTGGTGCGAGTCCCGTCGCCTGTGCCTGTGCCTGTGCCTGTGCCGTGCGGGGCGCGGTGCGGGCTGTGGTGGGGCGGGGCCGTGCCGGTACGTCGAGCCCGGCGCCGTTGGATCAGACGTGGGCCGGGCACGGGAGCCGCTGCTCGATCCGGGCGTGAGCGACGGGCTGCGACGTACCGGCACGGCCCCTCCCGTGCGTCGCCGGGTGCGGGCAGCGGTGCGGGGCGCCGGTGCGGGTGTGGGCTGCCGCGGGCGGGTGGTGGGACCGGGGTGTGTCAGGCCTTCAAGGGGAGCATCTGTGCTCCTCGCGTGCCGGGTACCCAGCGGGGCAGCGTGTGGGGCAGGGCGCCGTACCAGAGGCGGGCCACCGTGAAGCCGAAGGCCAGGCAGAGCATGCCGCCCACCGCGTCGAGCCAGAAGTGGTTGGCGGTGGAGACGATGACCAGCAGGGTGGCCGCCGGGTAGAGGAGGCCCAGGATGCGGGCCCACGGCGCCGAGGCCAGGGCGAAGATCGTCAGGCCGCACCACAGGGACCAGCCGATGTGCATCGACGGCATCGCGGCGTACTGGTTCGACATGTGCTTGAGGTCGCCGGAGGCCATCGAGCCCCAGGTGTGGTGGACGACGACCGTGTCCACGAAATGGCCGCCGTTCATCAGGCGCGGCGGGGCGAGCGGGAGGAAGTAGTAGCCGACCAGGGCCACCGCCGTCGTGGCGAACAGGGCCAGGCGCGCGGCGGCGTAGCGGCCGGGATGGCTGTGGTAGAGCCACACCAGGACGCCCAGGGTCACCACGAAGTGCAGCGTCGCGTAGTAGTAGTTCATGCCGATGATCAGCCATGTCGCCGAGTTGACGGCATGGTTGACCGACTGCTCGACCGC includes:
- a CDS encoding bifunctional [glutamine synthetase] adenylyltransferase/[glutamine synthetase]-adenylyl-L-tyrosine phosphorylase, whose amino-acid sequence is MTAPGRRSSTFTRLLRHGFTDPSAAERLLESEQLAPIKADPVLLEALGTTADPDLALLGLVRLVEAQGGHTAERELLDTLVAAKPLRDRLLGVLGASAALADHLARHPGDWRELVTYEPQDLHPGVTEFERGLAEADDPVSLRVAYRRCLLSIAARDVCGTTDLAQTAAELADLATATLRAALTIACDAAPADAALCRLAVVAMGKCGGHELNYVSDVDVIFVAEAVGGADEGKAIQAATRLAAHMMRICSETTVEGSIWPVDANLRPEGRNGPLVRTLSSHLAYYQRWAKTWEFQALLKARPVAGDLDLGAEYVATLAPLVWHAAERENFVPDVQKMRRRVVENIPVAEVDRELKLGPGGLRDVEFAVQLLQLVHGRADSSLRSGTTLDALKALAAGGYVGRADAVQLDDSYRFLRLMEHRIQLFRLRRTHLVPEDSADLRRIGRSLGLRVDPVAELKREWKRHRAVVRRLHEKLFYRPLLDAVAQLATGEARLSADAARERLVALGYADPAAALRHLEALASGVSRKAAIQRTLLPVLLGWFADSAEPDAGLLNFRKVSDALGKTPWYLRLLRDEGAAAENLARVLSAGRLAPDLLMRAPEAVALLGDGDGGGLEPRARAHLEQEVLAAVGRAAGGEQAVTAARGVRRRELFRTAAADIVASYGTEETPVVADQGALVDQVGGAVSDLTAATLAGTLRAVVRDGWGDTLPTRFAVIAMGRFGGHELGYGSDADVLFVHEPREGVDEHEASRAANAVVSEMRRLLQVSSADPPLLIDADLRPEGKSGPLVRSLKSYEAYYRRWSLVWESQALLRAEFVAGDEDLGRRFIELVDPLRYPAEGLGEDAVREIRRLKARMESERMPRGADPTLHSKLGRGGLSDVEWTVQLFQLRHGWDEPGLRTTRTREALAAACAAELVSGEDAAILDEAWVLATRVRNAVMLVRGRAGDTFPSDGRELAAVGRYLGYGPGHVGDMLDDYRRTTRRARAVVDELFYGA
- a CDS encoding phosphatase PAP2 family protein, encoding MGETTVTTLEGQDRAAPRPVARDRAGKGFLHRLRTPRRPRFWFEILLIAASYWTYSLIRNAVPEQRGKALRNADWIWRMEHHLGIAVEQSVNHAVNSATWLIIGMNYYYATLHFVVTLGVLVWLYHSHPGRYAAARLALFATTAVALVGYYFLPLAPPRLMNGGHFVDTVVVHHTWGSMASGDLKHMSNQYAAMPSMHIGWSLWCGLTIFALASAPWARILGLLYPAATLLVIVSTANHFWLDAVGGMLCLAFGFTVARLWYGALPHTLPRWVPGTRGAQMLPLKA